A stretch of DNA from Coccidioides posadasii str. Silveira chromosome 1, complete sequence:
CATGCTTCGGGGTTTCTCTGTAAGTTGATATCCATTTGTCATGAACCATGAGGCTTCGGTCATTTATCACCACATGCCACTCCGCAGGTAAATTTGTCGCTGGTTGCTTCCTGTATCTTGCTGTGTCGGAATGTGTTTTGCGATGGTCTTTGTACAGTCCCGCTCAGAATGGAGGGTTATGTTGACTTGAGATTGGTTGAGAATAACATCTGCAAGGGACCTCGGACACCATTACCAGGACCCTGGAGCCCCTTTGCAGGGGTTAGAAAGTATAGTCGGCAATTGGGTggtttacggagtacaggacCGGCACTCAATTGCCATAAGGCGTAGCATTTCTCGGCAACCAGGAAGTCAAGTTTTAAAAAAATCACTCATACCATCCTGCTCTGTATCCCTTCCGACGTGTAACAAAGCAAGAGTTTGCCTACTCGCCGGGGGGATCGACGGGTGATTTACTGGAGCTTTCTGCAGAACTGCAGGGACAGGGATCATGCTCTGCAGCTCTGGAGCCACAATACCTTAAAATTAATTTGGGCAGTCAAGATTTCAATGAAGAGCCGCCTTTGAGGAAGTGCGAAAGAGCTGCTTAGGCTAAGATCAGCCCACAACAGCCGGTGTCTCCGGCGACGAGGCCATTCGCCAGCGACGGCAGCGTGATGATAGCGGCATTCGGGTCGGCGAGCAACGTCGACCTCGCCACCAATCGCTGCCAGGGAAGCTATTAATATTCACATCACGTGATTGAAAAGCTCGTGGCGCTAGTCCGCATGCGGCAAGGCGCGGACGAACGCTGCAGGAAGCCACACTCCATTCACGCGCAGGCGACCCACCTTCCCTCGCCCGCCGCCCAAACTCATGCCAATGCATTGCTCGCTCCAACCGATTCGGCTTTTTCAGATCCTCAATTCACCTCTTCCACTCCATCAGTCCGCCATCTCCGCCCTCCAACCACTaactctccctctcttcttccaaggGGGTTCTCTCTTGAGAAATATTCCTTGTCCAGAGCCTTGCCTCTCTCTTTTATGATTGAGAAGGTTTCGCTGGAATGGTCCTTGTTACAAATCCCCTTAGGATTCCCCCCTCTTAATTGAAGATCGTATCTCCTGCGGTCGTAGCGGACGTCAATTAGCGGGCCCAACTTTTAAAGGGtaatatttcttttctttctacAAGGTAAGTTCTGGACTCTCAGTCGTTGTCATTTGACATCCTATTCATCCCTCTAgcttatttttatttttatatttcctctttttttccctttttttatATCTTCCGCTGGCTAGTCTTGTTGATTTGCCCCGGGTCAGTATACTTCTAACGGTCGATGATCTTCACTTTCGTTCTGCTCGGTCAATACCGACGCTAACAATTCTTGCTTTGTTTTAGGTTGATCTCCCTTCGTCACATTCATCCCTAGCCATTTCTACGCAATACTCTCGCCTTTCCCGTGCGCATTGTTTTGACATTTTCCTTACAGAGTCGAAATCGGGATACCACTAAAGATATTGCCAAAATGACAACTATGGTCAGTGATCCTTTACCTCACGTTTTTATGAGCGGGATGTTACGATCGCGCCCGCTTCTGCTTGCTCTTTGCCCTTTACCCAACGATAAATATTAACAATGCTCCCTCAGGACCTACGCGTTGGAAACAAGTATCGTATCGGTCGAAAGATCGGTAGTGGTAGTTTCGGTGACATCTATCTTGGTATACTTATCCTTATCTCGTGGGAATGATGAAATACTCATTGTTCTTTTAGGTACGAACATTATCTCGGGTGAAGAGATTGCCATTAAACTTGAGAGTGTTAAGGCGAAACATCCACAGCTCGAATATGAAGCTCGTGTCTACAAATCGCTAGCGGGGGGTGTCGGTATCCCCTTTGTCCGTTGGTTTGGCACTGAATGTGACTATAATGCCATGGTCATCGATCTCCTTGGGCCCAGCTTGGAAGACTTGTTCAACTTTTGCAACCGGAAGTTCTCGCTCAAGACTGTGCTTCTATTGGCAGATCAACTTATCTCCCGCATCGAGTACATTCACGCCAAATCGTTTATCCACCGTGACATTAAACCCGACAATTTCCTTATGGGCATTGGAAAACGTGGAAACCAAGTCAACGTGATCGATTTTGGTCTCGCGAAGAAATATCGTGACCCAAAGACCCACTTCCATATTCCCTACCgtgaaaacaaaaatttaaCTGGTACGGCTCGTTATGCCAGTATCAACACCCATCTTGGTGTCGAGCAATCTAGACGTGACGATATGGAATCTCTTGGTTACGTCATGCTTTATTTCTGCCGTGGATCCCTCCCTTGGCAAGGCCTCAAGGCTGCTActaaaaaacaaaaatacGACCGCATTATGGAAAAGAAGATGACCACTCCGACCGAAGTTCTTTGCCGTGGATTCCCCAATGAATTCGCTGTGTACTTAAACTACACCCGTTCTCTTCGCTTCGACGACAAACCTGACTACTCTTACCTTCGTAAGATCTTCCGTGACCTCTTTGTGCGTGAATCATTCCAGTACGACTATGTCTTCGATTGGACTGTCTATAAGTACCAAAAGAATGCCCAGGCTATTGCCCAAGCGAGCGGAAATGCAGGGAACAATGCCcaggaggaagatgataAACCTCGTGGTCAAGTCAGCACTGGTGGCGCTCCCGCAGGCGTCCCGGGGGGATCACTCAAACCTGTTCCTCTCGGCACCCATCGGCGTAAGCTGGTGGAACGTACTGCGGGTGAATCCCATGACACCAACCGCGCCGTCGGAAGTGATAGGATGTGAGTATATGCAACCTGTAGTTCCGACAAAGGCCTCATTTCTCCTACGCATCTGGTGTTTTACGACGCTGGCTATGGGTTATTTTCAATTCTAGAATTTGACTAATATCATAGTCTTCGGCGCTAGGCTTCGTTCTGCTTCAAGAGGTGTTCATATGGGCCCTGGCTACCCTGTTCATCGCTTGAAGCGGGACGATATCACTGGTGAATGGTACTGAATTCgatatgatgatgatgcgaTGTCTTGCGAGTCAATTGTTTTCATTTTGCTCATTCTAAATTGCCGCCCCTTTTTTCATATCGAAATCTAGGAGCGTTGTGCAAGTTGAATGTGGCACTGCCAACGTGTTCTTTTCCACAGGACATCCGAGGCTCACCCTGTTCTGAAATCTCTTCTCCATCCCCTATGGTTTAGCAGCCCGCTCGATTTTATTCCACCTATGGCCATGTCGGCTACGGATTCTATAATTTTCATCGAAGCGTTTTTGCTCGGGCCCAACTTCCCAAATTTCGGATGCGTCAGCTTGTCGTTATTCCATCATCAAAAGATTTCCGATTTTCGAAATGTGCCCTGATTTATGGGATAGTTGGTGCAGGTTTCAGAACACTTGTACTAACTTTGGTGGCTACCACTGGACAAGCTGTTGGGCTGCAATGCACTTGCCCTGGGATTGCCTGATTATCATGGCAGAATGTTGATGGACTGTGGATGAGGAATTCCTAGCGCAATCTTGCTTTGTTTGCAAAGTTGTGACTGGTTTTGTTCCATCACTCATTTGCCTTCCCAGATTGTCACTGTTCTCATCTGTTATTCCCTTATTCCCACATGCACTTGCTTGTTTCAACTCTATTGCTCTTTATTTTGCAAGGAAATATATGCAGGGGATGAGGTGCAGATATTAATTTCAGTCAGAGCAGGGCCTTGGGTTGTTTATTGATGGCGAGGATGTGCTGGTTACCTCTCTGTGTTACAGGCATATTTTCAGGCCCCAGCCACGATACTCTCAAACTCATGTCTCTGTTCAGCTGTGGGGTCTGGTGATGGATATGGCTAGGGCTGCTTCTGGGGTGGTTGACATTTTTCCTTGCATGTTTCCTTTTGTTACTGCTTTTTGTCAAGTTGACTTATCAGCACATGTCATTTGTAAAAGCCTTACGTGCATTTCCACCTTCTCTCACATATTGGCCTGTCAAGCTAATTGCTGGGGTTGAACGAGGACATTGTTGGCTGGGAGTGCATGCATGGGGATGTGTATGCGTTTGGGGATGACATGAGACCTTatccaaaaaagaaaaaaaagaaaaaaagaaaaattcaactgctttccttttgttttgttGACTTAGCTTTTTAGCCCTCAAATCAAACATTTAGTTAATCATGATGTTATTAATTTAGAGAGTCATCACAAGTGGATGCATAGCAAGcaaatgtactccgtactctgtatatTCACATTATAAATCACTATTCACAATTCGCTCTCCACAGTGACTTCAGAAGCCAAGCTTTCTATTATTCAATACAAGTGTCGATCTCAAATAGAGAGCCAACTGGGCTGATGGGATATATATGTCTTCTGGGTGTTTAAGTCTAGCAGGGGGTGGATAAGGAATCATACAGCTGCCACTCCAACCTTCCGAGGAGCTGTGGGGTTCCCCGGTCCAAGCCAAAGGCAAATTCGCGGAGGCGGCGCATGGATGCACGGGCACATGTTTTCCAGTCTTTCCAACGAGGAATACCTGTGCATTCCGCTATCTATCTAGCGCTAAAAGGACCGGCCACATTCAGGCCCTGTGTGTGACGAGCTTGCTGGAGTGGAACTCCGGGGTTGGCATCCGGGGCCAGACGACATGCGGGTTCTCTCCACTTGGATCGCTAAGTCCCTCCGCGCGAGGTTTTTACCCCATTTTCTTGAGCACCGACCACGCTCCTGTGGGCAAAGCCTTGCAGAATCTGTTCTGTTTTTAAAACTCCCCGTCAGCATCCATATTTGACTTCTTTCAAGCCCGCGAGAAGGGCACACGGACTTTTACTATCCTGTCACGGAGGAGGATGTCTGCAGTTCCTTAGAGCATTGGGAAAAGGCCCGCCGGTCCATGCACCCCTGCCGCGTCCCGCAATTCCACGCCTTTCCCTGAACGGACTTGTCCCCTCGTGTATGGAATAGTTAAGCCTTTCGAGGGCCGCCCGGCCGACAGCACGCCGTTGAGGCTTCGTGTGTCTTCCCAATCCCCGTTTCGTTTCGACGAAGACTTCCTCAGCTCgttctctcccccccccttctGCCATTCCAGTTTCCCTTTCCCTGGCCTTCTACAGCGTTCCTGCAGCAGAAAAGTGACCcgtcctttttcttttcttttcttttcttttttttttttcacccacacacacacacacatcccctaatcttctttgcaaagaaggaaaaaaaaaaaaaaaaaaaaaaaaaagaaagaaaaagctctTCCTGGACGGCCCAGCATGGATTACAGTTTCTATTCTTCgtctcatcatcatcaaatCTACCAGTTCTACGGGCTTCCAAACCCTCAACATCCTCAGCTAGGTGCAACGATCCCCGACCAGTTCCAGGATGCCCAGCCAGTGGTATGCTCCCTTCTTCGTCGATCCCAAATTCGCACCGAAGACGGACCGTATCTTGATTAAGTGTCAGTCGAGCTAACATGACCTTTTTTATTTCCCCTTTAGCAGAACGAACATTTCCATGTGTTCCAACCTTACAATTTCGACCCAACCGTTCAGAATCAACATCCCGCAGATGTACTTCCCCCCGAGCCGTTTCCAGCTGACCTACTGGACCCGCCAAGCCACGATTCAAGTGACAACAAAATGACGGATCTGTCTGCTGTGCAACCATCGGGTACTACCGAGAATAGCGACGAGCTAGCGGAGGTGGTACAGAATAATCAGAGCAGTAGTGAGGAGAAGGATAACTTGACCCCAGCCCAGAGTCGTCGAAAGGCGCAGAATAGAGCTGCGTATGTTCCTTTCTCTCCTGTGCAATCAAttaaaagaaggaaaaaaaaaaaaaaaaaaaagaaaagaaaagaaaaattatgaGACTGACTGGTTTTCACCTACTATCTAGTCAACGAGCGTTCCGTGAGCGCAAAGAACGCCGCGTGCGTGACTTGGAGCAGGAGCTCAGCGAATACAAGCAAAATGTAAACACACTTCTCGAAGACAACGAGTGCCTGAAGCGCGAAATCGCAAAGGTTGCTACAGAAAATGAAATTCTTCGGGCTACGTCCACCGCAAATCGGTGTCCTGGGGTCGATGCGCATCATGACCCACAGCCCATCACTACTGGTCCTATGAGATACTCTCCGACCGACTACAGCAGCCCGGAGGGTGACAACAGACCCAAGCCTATCCATCGGATGAAAGTCAACGGAGCGACGGGAGAGAAACTCCTTGATGCAGCGGCCACGTGGGACCTCATCGTGAGTCGCTTGGCGGACGTGGATGTCAAGGTTGACGTGCAAGACATTTATAACCGGCTGAAAGGCCATGCAATATGTGACGGGACGGGCCCCGTGCTCGAGGAGTCACGGGTCAGAAAGGCTATTGAGGAGAGTATCGCATCAGGGACAGATGAGCTGATCTAGGTGAGGAGCTCCCTTAATCGGGACTGTTCTGGAATTATAGAACCTCTGCTTCCCACCGTCTACAGTCGTTTTAAGACGAAGACCTGCGTTGCAATGAATATTTTTATACTGACATATTTCGGTATTCTCCTGTTTTTGGATGTGACGCCTTTCTCATACTTCACCTATGATGAGTTGTTGGACTCCCGTGGCTCTTTTTGCGCTCTTCCCTCACTTGATTGTTGAAAAACGAATGGTTTTGTTTAGCCTAGGCGCTGTTGGGTTGGACATTTATCTCCGTACTGGATGTGAAAGCTtttcctcccttttttttttttttttttttttttttttttttagctgTCTCCCTGTCTACACACGTATATATATACAAACTACCTACATATATTCTGATTGATATGAATGGATCTATCTGAACAACTCTTCTTAGGCTTGAAATCGGGCCAGCCGTGGGCGCTGGCCTTTTCGATTAGCCTGGTGCTGAGACAGGAAATGTTGGGCACCTCTTCGGATTTAGTGAACGTGGTATTTATTTCTCATCAAATCCCCTTTTCAGCAATTAACCACGACGAACCAAGCTAGACCTCGTATCGAAAAAGGAAacgaaaagagaaaaagtaaGAAGAGAAAACCTTTCATCGGTATTACTTCCTTGCAAAAACGGAGCAAGAGACCGCCGCTCTAACCTGCTTCTGCAAAAATGCCATCCCTGTCATTAATGCAGAAGGGGGAGCTAAAGATGTTGGTCCCTTCCCCCCCGTCACCCGGGAGATCTCCTTCTCCACCCCATGAAAATTTCTAGCCCGGATTCGACAGCAAGATACTGGCCACAAAGCAACTAGGTCTCAAGACTACCTCATGACCCAGCAGTAAGCCTACCTTGGTTGTTCTTCTGTCCTTGTCCGGATCAGGTGGCGGACATGTTCAAGGGCCTAGGgagatttttcttcttggcGCCGGTTGCTGGCTGGAACGAGAGGCATCCAGCGGGAAAGTGGGGTTACGGCGTAAAGGGAGTCCGGTGGTTTGATAGGGGTGGTCGTCGGATCTGAGGAACTTTCTCTGTGTGCTGTATCGCTGCTACGGGCTGCCTTTTGGAGTAGCTGAATCCTGGTCCAATTTTTCAAAGAAAACCCCCAGTCCGATCGGGGGCGGGGCAGGAGCGCGGTTGATAGGGGTGCGAAGACGGGGCATGGGGTGAGCGCATAAACGCCGGATAGACACCTTTAATGCCCTTGGATTCCGCCAAATTCCGCCgtttttctctctttccctTCTATTTCCCCCCTTCTCTTAAGACCGTGGTTTGCCCCCGGTCTTGGTGGCTGCGTGCTGGTCCCTTTCAGGTGCCATACTTGTTGTAGGAGACAAGGCTGACCTGCAAGCTTCGCTTTGTGCCtttgagaaagaaaatttttaCTGATATCATTCACCTTTGAGAGAACATACCCCGTATCCTTTACAAGCACAGATGAGCTCATCGGGGCAAAGGACCGCTTTGCCTGTGAAGATATACTGCCAGAGATATTCCCATACACGCCCCGTTAACCGATCATACAGCGGCGTGCGGAGAACCCAGTCCCGCCAAAAGACATACCTTGGGAGGGGGATTGCACGAATGCGTTCGGCGCTCACTGCGAATTGACTGCAGCATGGCTGCGAGAGGACGTCCGGAACAGGGTCATCGGGAAGTAATTCCTTCCATGCCCTGCCGAACACAGCTGCCTCAGGGATAGCACGGATATCTTCGTCGCCACTGGCCATTGGGTGGATATGGTCTGGGCAACCCGGGTCATGCTTACACCGAAGATTCATGTATCCTTCACGGATGACGTGTTCGCTGTTCAGTCTGCTCAGCGTCATTTCGGAGCTTCCGTTGAAGAAGTCGTTATTGTGCCATGTCGCATTATGTGCGTGCATGAAAATGGTGATATTCCGAAGGTTTTCGTAGTTGTCGATGATGTAGGTCAGATACGGCATCAGCTCGTTACCCTTGTTCTTGATAATGAAAGGGTCTGCCTCTGGGTCGTCCACCACGTAGACTGCGGTGGTGATGTTGGGGTCATTTTGAACCACTCTGTCGACCCAGGTAGTGTCCTCTTCCTTTAACTTTGCGACCACAAGTGCTCGTGTGTAATCCGGTGAGGGATGACCAGGTGCCAAGGGCGGTGCCGGTGGGCGAGAGCTTGAGGGTATGGCGGCAGCTGTGCTGCTCGTAAGAGGATTGGCTGCTTGAAAGTTGTGGCGGCCATCGCCGGCTTTCTTGCCGCTAGCGTCTATCAAACGAGCTTGTTGCAGCTGGACTGTGAAGAGAAAGACGGCTACCAGCGTGATGGCAAGGAGCACCCAAAGGCGGCGTGTGATGCACCGAGGCATGGTATTTAGACAAGCGTATGGGACAATATAGATGTATATCCAAAAGCCGACATGCTATTGACGGTCTGTCAAGTCTTGGAATTGATATTTGCAGGGTATAAGGGCAGTCGGAAATTACGCATTCTCCCCTTGACGATGCTTAACTTGGGTAAGGAACCAATGTCGGCGAAATAAAATGATTATTAATTTGGGTCTTGTGTGTTGATCATTTCAGGATCTTTTGTAACCATGCCTCTCGTCCGACGTCCAGTAGCATCGGGGTTGTATTGCGGAATGACTTCATAGGCTGCTTAGCCCGGAGTTGAGGAGCTCTTGTGAAAGAATCGCTAGGCCTCTGACATTGAATATTTGGCACCTGTAGTTCGTTACCTGGCCCTAGACCACCTCTGTCTACCCCATTCCCGCAACTTGGGCTGAGATTGACACGTTCGGGACTCGGGCGCACGAAAATACGGGTGCCTCCAACTTAACTTTAGCGAATGTTTGTTTGCATTTCTGTTAAGAAAACCCCGCTTATCTTGTCACATTTCTCGTGAATTTATGGCCGTCCTGGCAGGACATGCTATGTGTTTTCTGCTTACATACAGGGCATACTTTGTATTGCATATACATTGCTATAATGCCCACTTAAAATCGACTCGTGGGCTCCATGTAATCGCAACGTGTTCTTGCAGTTCTGGAGCCCGTGGTTATCGGCGATAAAAATGGCAGTACTGCACTCCAACTGTTCCGCAAAATGGACAGTTTTTATGGACCGTCATTTGATCGTGATATAAGCGCATATTACTCAATTGCAATCAACTTTTGCCGGTTTCTCAATCCCAATCATCAAGATATTCCTCGTCGCTATAGTTCCCTTTTGGAGTATCTGACTTCTTTTTAAGGCGGCTGTCATTCTCTTGTATCGCACCCAAAGAGACGAGGACTCGTTCGATATCTATTAACCACCTTCAGCATACATCGGATAAATGGGTGCCTTCGCGGGCAAGGCGCCACGACACGATCAAGGAACCAACTGGCCCTGATCAGACTCACCTTGAACTCTGGTCTTAAGCCCATTAAGTTCCCTAAGCGTGACGATTTGCTTTTTAATGTCTCCATCTCTATAAATCAAAATCGTCGGGGTATTCTTCTCCGGATAACCCTCGATGCACATGCTGGCGCGCATCTCACAGAACTTAATGTCTCCGTATTTCTCTGCAAGTTGTCGCCATATCTCAGTTAAGATTCGCGATTCAACATTCGTACTCGTTGACGAGGTAAGGTTCACGAGCACAAAGTACTGCGACGATGCCTCGGTGACTTCTCTGGAATAGTCGGGTTTCTGGAGGGGATATACTTGGTTATGAACGCTTGCTTTTTGTAATAGCGAGAGTTCCTTCATGCGCTTTTTGCTATTCCGCTTGGTTAGTGGTATAGGTATCTCAAAGCGTTCGCGAATGCGGATTGCGACTACCAACCGGTACGCTTCAAGGAActcctcgtcctcctcgtcctccaGAGCATCTAGTTCATCTagatctttatcttcaaGTCGGTTTTCATGTTCTCTTCGACG
This window harbors:
- the HRR25_1 gene encoding serine/threonine protein kinase, variant 2 (EggNog:ENOG410PFS3~COG:T~BUSCO:6601at33183) codes for the protein MTTMDLRVGNKYRIGRKIGSGSFGDIYLGTNIISGEEIAIKLESVKAKHPQLEYEARVYKSLAGGVGIPFVRWFGTECDYNAMVIDLLGPSLEDLFNFCNRKFSLKTVLLLADQLISRIEYIHAKSFIHRDIKPDNFLMGIGKRGNQVNVIDFGLAKKYRDPKTHFHIPYRENKNLTGTARYASINTHLGVEQSRRDDMESLGYVMLYFCRGSLPWQGLKAATKKQKYDRIMEKKMTTPTEVLCRGFPNEFAVYLNYTRSLRFDDKPDYSYLRKIFRDLFVRESFQYDYVFDWTVYKYQKNAQAIAQASGNAGNNAQEEDDKPRGQVSTGGAPAGVPGGSLKPVPLGTHRRKLVERTAGESHDTNRAVGSDRILRR
- the HRR25_1 gene encoding serine/threonine protein kinase (EggNog:ENOG410PFS3~COG:T~BUSCO:6601at33183) — its product is MTTMDLRVGNKYRIGRKIGSGSFGDIYLGTNIISGEEIAIKLESVKAKHPQLEYEARVYKSLAGGVGIPFVRWFGTECDYNAMVIDLLGPSLEDLFNFCNRKFSLKTVLLLADQLISRIEYIHAKSFIHRDIKPDNFLMGIGKRGNQVNVIDFGLAKKYRDPKTHFHIPYRENKNLTGTARYASINTHLGVEQSRRDDMESLGYVMLYFCRGSLPWQGLKAATKKQKYDRIMEKKMTTPTEVLCRGFPNEFAVYLNYTRSLRFDDKPDYSYLRKIFRDLFVRESFQYDYVFDWTVYKYQKNAQAIAQASGNAGNNAQEEDDKPRGQVSTGGAPAGVPGGSLKPVPLGTHRRKLVERTAGESHDTNRAVGSDRM
- a CDS encoding uncharacterized protein (EggNog:ENOG410PMSR~COG:K~BUSCO:12409at33183) is translated as MDYSFYSSSHHHQIYQFYGLPNPQHPQLGATIPDQFQDAQPVQNEHFHVFQPYNFDPTVQNQHPADVLPPEPFPADLLDPPSHDSSDNKMTDLSAVQPSGTTENSDELAEVVQNNQSSSEEKDNLTPAQSRRKAQNRAAQRAFRERKERRVRDLEQELSEYKQNVNTLLEDNECLKREIAKVATENEILRATSTANRCPGVDAHHDPQPITTGPMRYSPTDYSSPEGDNRPKPIHRMKVNGATGEKLLDAAATWDLIVSRLADVDVKVDVQDIYNRLKGHAICDGTGPVLEESRVRKAIEESIASGTDELI
- a CDS encoding uncharacterized protein (EggNog:ENOG410PVIX~COG:S), producing the protein MPRCITRRLWVLLAITLVAVFLFTVQLQQARLIDASGKKAGDGRHNFQAANPLTSSTAAAIPSSSRPPAPPLAPGHPSPDYTRALVVAKLKEEDTTWVDRVVQNDPNITTAVYVVDDPEADPFIIKNKGNELMPYLTYIIDNYENLRNITIFMHAHNATWHNNDFFNGSSEMTLSRLNSEHVIREGYMNLRCKHDPGCPDHIHPMASGDEDIRAIPEAAVFGRAWKELLPDDPVPDVLSQPCCSQFAVSAERIRAIPLPRYVFWRDWVLRTPLYDRLTGRVWEYLWQYIFTGKAVLCPDELICACKGYGVCSLKGE
- a CDS encoding uncharacterized protein (BUSCO:490719at4751~EggNog:ENOG410PFC1~COG:T~BUSCO:13123at33183) produces the protein MDVPVNVPIDDPNADTEWNDILRKHGIIPEKPPSPTPIIEEAILDARRREHENRLEDKDLDELDALEDEEDEEFLEAYRKKRMKELSLLQKASVHNQVYPLQKPDYSREVTEASSQYFVLVNLTSSTSTNVESRILTEIWRQLAEKYGDIKFCEMRASMCIEGYPEKNTPTILIYRDGDIKKQIVTLRELNGLKTRVQDIERVLVSLGAIQENDSRLKKKSDTPKGNYSDEEYLDDWD